In Verrucomicrobiota bacterium, one DNA window encodes the following:
- a CDS encoding cytochrome c, with protein MRYVLLTLLVATLVVATFAGLRGGFSRKPPLELFPDMVRQPKLRPQFQNGFFPDGRASQPQPEGTIAQGEPFQDLPLHTGRVTGTTNFVTVNPIPVTAAVRERGRERFNIVCANCHGPLGDGNSISRKLGAMPIVANLLEKRLVTMTDGEIFNTITRGKNLMNGYAGEIEPLDRWAIIAYLRTLQAGKY; from the coding sequence ATGCGATACGTCCTCCTCACCCTTTTGGTTGCGACGCTGGTGGTGGCCACGTTTGCCGGGCTGCGTGGCGGCTTTTCGCGCAAACCGCCCCTTGAACTGTTTCCCGACATGGTGCGGCAGCCCAAGCTGCGACCCCAATTCCAGAACGGCTTTTTCCCGGATGGCCGGGCTTCGCAGCCGCAGCCGGAGGGTACGATCGCGCAAGGCGAACCGTTCCAGGATTTGCCCCTCCATACCGGGCGCGTGACGGGCACCACCAACTTCGTCACCGTGAATCCGATCCCCGTCACCGCCGCCGTGCGGGAGCGCGGACGGGAACGGTTCAACATCGTTTGCGCCAATTGCCACGGGCCGCTGGGTGACGGCAACAGCATCTCGCGCAAACTCGGAGCGATGCCCATCGTAGCCAACCTGCTGGAGAAACGCTTGGTAACCATGACCGATGGCGAAATTTTCAACACCATCACGCGCGGTAAAAACCTGATGAACGGCTACGCGGGGGAAATCGAACCGTTGGATCGCTGGGCAATCATCGCCTATTTGCGGACGTTACAGGCGGGAAAATATTAA
- a CDS encoding DUF3341 domain-containing protein codes for MSTNPRPFGLLAEFDTPAAILHAAERMREAGYRRWDVHTPFPVQGMDAAMGLRTARITWWAFWGGVIGFGLGQLMIWYMNAHQYPLRVGGKPLFSPYFALPPSFELTLLCAAFGVTLGWLWRCRLPRWHHPLLKHPRFKAATLDKFFLVVEESDPKYEEAELRALLEQAGGAHIERVEA; via the coding sequence ATGAGCACCAATCCCAGACCGTTTGGACTGCTCGCGGAATTTGACACACCAGCCGCCATCCTTCACGCAGCGGAACGGATGCGCGAGGCCGGCTATCGGCGCTGGGATGTTCACACGCCGTTCCCGGTGCAGGGCATGGACGCCGCCATGGGCTTGAGGACGGCGCGAATTACCTGGTGGGCATTCTGGGGCGGAGTGATCGGCTTTGGGCTTGGTCAACTGATGATCTGGTACATGAATGCGCACCAATACCCGTTGCGGGTGGGCGGCAAACCGTTGTTCAGCCCTTATTTCGCCTTGCCGCCCAGCTTTGAACTGACGCTGCTGTGCGCGGCGTTCGGCGTCACCCTCGGCTGGTTGTGGCGATGCCGCCTCCCACGCTGGCATCATCCCCTGCTCAAGCATCCTCGTTTTAAAGCGGCCACGCTCGATAAATTTTTCCTGGTGGTCGAGGAATCTGATCCTAAATACGAGGAAGCGGAACTTCGCGCGTTGCTGGAACAAGCCGGCGGCGCGCACATCGAACGGGTGGAGGCCTGA
- the nrfD gene encoding NrfD/PsrC family molybdoenzyme membrane anchor subunit: protein MPEAVVNPTAAVVCRESPLRERTGTPLVLNQRSWGWITDHIAGLVENKTPGWWWLAFGISFPLTLLCFVMIVYLISTGVGVWGLNHPVGWAWDITNFVFWIGIGHAGTLISAILFLLRQKWRASVNRAAEAMTLFAVICAAIYPLIHLGRAWLGWWLLPVPNANSIWPQFRSPLVWDAFAVTTYFIVSLLFWYTGMIPDLATLRDRATTLPRKLIYGLLALGWTGSNRHWQSYEKAYLLLAGLSTPLVISVHSIVSFDFAVTQLPGWHSTLFPPYFVAGAIFSGFAMVLTLLIPLRAWCKLEDIITQRHLDLMCRVTLGTGLLVAYAYVMEFTLTWYGGNPYEVDCFRQRMSGPYAWAFWIMLICNVGLPQLFWFKPVRARVWVIFVLALLINVGMWLERLVIIAGSLARDFLPANWGYFTPTWVEVFTFVGTIGLFLTLFLLFLRFLPMIAMYDVKNTTPQANPFPDGKGDHDA, encoded by the coding sequence ATGCCTGAGGCCGTGGTCAATCCAACCGCCGCTGTGGTGTGCCGTGAGTCCCCGCTCCGGGAACGCACAGGCACGCCGCTGGTATTGAACCAGCGCTCCTGGGGTTGGATCACCGATCACATCGCCGGGTTGGTCGAAAATAAAACGCCCGGGTGGTGGTGGCTGGCCTTTGGCATCAGTTTCCCGCTAACCCTGCTTTGCTTCGTAATGATCGTCTATTTGATCTCCACCGGCGTGGGCGTGTGGGGCCTGAATCACCCGGTAGGCTGGGCTTGGGACATCACCAACTTCGTGTTTTGGATTGGCATTGGGCACGCGGGCACCTTGATTTCGGCCATTCTCTTCCTACTGCGGCAGAAATGGCGCGCATCGGTCAACCGCGCTGCCGAGGCCATGACCCTGTTTGCGGTGATCTGCGCCGCCATCTATCCGCTGATCCACCTAGGACGCGCCTGGCTTGGGTGGTGGCTGTTGCCGGTCCCCAACGCCAACAGCATCTGGCCGCAGTTCCGATCTCCACTGGTCTGGGATGCGTTCGCGGTTACCACCTACTTCATCGTCTCGCTCCTGTTCTGGTACACCGGGATGATCCCCGATCTCGCCACGTTGCGCGACCGGGCCACCACCCTGCCCCGCAAACTCATCTACGGACTGCTGGCCTTGGGCTGGACCGGCTCGAACCGTCACTGGCAAAGTTATGAAAAAGCCTACCTGTTGCTGGCCGGGCTTTCGACCCCACTGGTGATTTCCGTACATTCCATTGTGTCGTTTGACTTCGCCGTCACCCAGTTGCCCGGCTGGCATTCCACGCTTTTCCCCCCGTACTTTGTCGCCGGGGCCATTTTCTCCGGGTTTGCCATGGTGTTGACGCTGCTGATCCCCTTGCGCGCGTGGTGCAAATTGGAGGACATTATCACCCAGCGCCATCTGGATTTGATGTGCCGGGTGACGTTGGGCACTGGCCTGCTGGTGGCGTATGCCTATGTGATGGAATTCACCCTTACTTGGTACGGCGGCAACCCGTACGAGGTGGATTGTTTCCGGCAACGCATGTCCGGCCCTTACGCCTGGGCATTTTGGATCATGCTGATTTGCAATGTGGGGTTGCCGCAATTGTTCTGGTTCAAGCCGGTGCGCGCGCGTGTCTGGGTGATATTTGTGCTGGCGCTATTGATCAATGTGGGCATGTGGCTCGAACGGCTGGTCATCATTGCCGGTTCGCTGGCCCGTGACTTTCTGCCCGCGAACTGGGGTTATTTTACGCCGACCTGGGTCGAGGTTTTTACATTCGTGGGCACCATCGGGCTGTTCCTGACGTTGTTCCTCCTATTCCTGCGGTTTCTGCCAATGATCGCCATGTACGACGTGAAGAACACCACCCCGCAGGCGAACCCATTTCCAGACGGAAAAGGAGACCACGACGCATGA
- a CDS encoding fumarylacetoacetate hydrolase family protein has translation MAAIGRFQKGDETFYAKVVDGELFRLQGDVFGSPSFERKPLSQKGIKTLVPVTPTKIIAVGLNYADHARESGKPLPKEPLFWFKATTSLIPDGGKIEIPFAQHRTDFEAELAIVIGRRVRNVAPAAAARYIFGYTTAQDISDRTIQNSETQWCRCKSFDTFTPLGPYVETKIDPHDLTIQLFQNGQLRQNSNTSQLIFNCFDLVSFISTNMTLMPGDVIITGTPSGVGPIESGDRLEVRIQGLTPLVNTVK, from the coding sequence ATGGCAGCGATAGGCCGATTTCAAAAGGGTGACGAGACTTTCTATGCGAAAGTCGTGGATGGAGAGTTGTTTCGATTACAAGGTGACGTGTTTGGCTCTCCGTCGTTTGAGCGCAAGCCATTGTCCCAGAAAGGGATAAAAACGCTGGTGCCGGTCACTCCGACCAAGATCATCGCGGTGGGATTGAACTATGCTGACCATGCGCGGGAATCCGGCAAACCGCTGCCCAAAGAACCCTTGTTCTGGTTCAAAGCCACGACGTCTTTGATTCCGGACGGGGGAAAAATTGAAATACCCTTTGCGCAACACCGCACGGATTTTGAGGCTGAACTGGCCATTGTGATAGGTCGAAGAGTGCGCAACGTCGCTCCGGCGGCGGCCGCCCGTTATATTTTCGGTTACACCACGGCCCAGGATATCAGCGACCGCACCATCCAGAATTCCGAGACGCAATGGTGCCGCTGCAAGTCTTTTGACACGTTTACTCCACTGGGGCCGTATGTGGAGACCAAGATTGATCCGCATGACCTGACCATTCAACTGTTCCAAAACGGCCAGTTGCGGCAAAATTCAAACACCAGCCAGTTGATCTTCAACTGTTTTGATCTGGTCAGCTTCATTTCCACCAATATGACGCTCATGCCCGGCGATGTCATCATCACCGGCACACCCAGCGGTGTGGGGCCTATCGAATCCGGTGACCGGCTGGAAGTGCGCATTCAGGGGCTGACGCCTTTGGTGAACACCGTTAAGTAG
- a CDS encoding GYF domain-containing protein, translating into MWYYAINQQQQGPISDAELESLFKSGAITSETLIWQTGMAAWLPYGQVKPVTPPSGIPTPVSGGGLVCSMCKQAFPPDQVLRLGESWVCGTCKPLYVQRLREGGSGSGHAGRRALPVNPDDLIREIAQRDYELLSVECIRRGWDLVVRNAGLCIGVTVLAMLVMSGGGIPIVGPIVSLIVTGPMLGGLYCFYLKLIRSETAMVSDAFSGFKTAFGRLLAGNLFSKLLLILWLAPGGILFAIMGNKGMVPGVILLSLAMIPIIYLSVCFVFIMPLIADLELSAWDAIRVSRAVVNQHWGSVLVLCFLGGLVAGVGVLACCVGLLFTLPVFYASLAYAYEDIFGLKETR; encoded by the coding sequence ATGTGGTATTACGCAATCAATCAGCAGCAACAGGGTCCCATCTCAGACGCTGAGTTGGAGTCTCTTTTCAAGTCGGGCGCCATTACGTCCGAAACCTTGATATGGCAGACGGGCATGGCTGCTTGGCTGCCTTACGGCCAGGTTAAGCCCGTCACGCCGCCATCTGGAATACCAACACCCGTGTCTGGCGGCGGTTTGGTATGCTCGATGTGCAAGCAGGCGTTTCCCCCGGACCAGGTGCTCCGGCTTGGCGAATCCTGGGTCTGCGGAACCTGCAAGCCACTTTATGTCCAACGGTTGCGCGAAGGCGGCAGCGGCTCAGGACACGCTGGCAGACGTGCGTTACCGGTAAATCCAGACGATCTCATCCGGGAGATCGCGCAGCGTGATTATGAACTGCTGTCCGTGGAATGCATCCGACGCGGTTGGGACTTGGTGGTTCGGAATGCCGGGTTGTGCATTGGCGTCACCGTGTTGGCAATGTTGGTTATGTCCGGCGGGGGCATTCCCATTGTGGGACCGATTGTCAGCCTCATTGTCACCGGCCCCATGCTGGGTGGACTCTATTGCTTTTATCTCAAGCTGATCCGCAGCGAGACGGCGATGGTGTCCGATGCCTTTTCAGGCTTCAAAACTGCCTTTGGCCGACTGCTAGCCGGGAATCTATTTTCCAAGTTACTCCTGATCCTGTGGCTGGCTCCGGGAGGGATTTTGTTTGCGATCATGGGAAACAAAGGGATGGTTCCCGGGGTAATCCTGCTTTCCCTGGCGATGATCCCGATCATCTACTTGTCGGTTTGTTTTGTCTTCATCATGCCACTGATTGCGGATTTGGAGCTTTCCGCCTGGGACGCGATCCGGGTTAGCCGCGCGGTGGTCAACCAGCATTGGGGCAGCGTGCTGGTCTTGTGCTTTCTGGGTGGGTTGGTCGCGGGCGTGGGCGTGCTGGCCTGCTGCGTCGGGCTGTTGTTCACTTTGCCGGTTTTCTATGCCAGTCTGGCGTATGCGTACGAGGATATTTTCGGACTGAAGGAGACCCGATAG
- a CDS encoding response regulator, translated as MSVANANLPARDAVLLVEDELGVRTLVGLYLSRASLKVLSCGSPAEAREYWKTHRDRIKLVLTDYNLMAEQTGKDLIECFRQDCATLPAVLMSGYVSNLDMSDWLVENQVLFLPKPFSYADFYRVLQQAESGPPSPSALSQAWDAFVHQCEQMESLVPRLSPGCS; from the coding sequence ATGAGTGTGGCCAATGCAAACTTGCCGGCGCGCGATGCGGTTCTGTTGGTAGAAGACGAACTGGGCGTACGTACCTTGGTTGGTCTTTATCTATCCAGAGCTAGTCTGAAGGTATTGTCGTGCGGTTCCCCTGCTGAAGCCAGAGAATATTGGAAGACCCATCGGGATCGGATCAAGTTGGTCCTGACGGATTACAACTTGATGGCGGAGCAAACCGGCAAGGATTTGATTGAGTGCTTTCGTCAGGACTGCGCCACGCTGCCAGCGGTGTTAATGAGCGGTTATGTGTCCAACTTGGATATGAGCGACTGGCTGGTGGAAAATCAAGTGCTGTTTCTACCCAAGCCTTTCTCCTATGCGGATTTTTACCGGGTCCTTCAGCAAGCCGAGTCTGGACCACCTTCTCCCTCGGCTTTGAGCCAAGCTTGGGATGCATTTGTCCATCAGTGCGAACAAATGGAAAGTCTGGTTCCGCGCTTGAGCCCCGGCTGCTCTTGA
- a CDS encoding molecular chaperone DnaJ gives MSDDRIERAQKMVDLAPDNELARFSLGKALFDAERYADALPHFQVAIDKRSDWMAVHILIGKCHLCLGNKIAARAALEQARQLALQQKHASPLAETEQLLEDLDAS, from the coding sequence ATGAGTGATGACCGAATTGAGCGGGCGCAAAAAATGGTGGACTTGGCACCCGACAACGAACTGGCGCGATTCAGCTTGGGCAAGGCGCTATTCGATGCCGAGCGGTACGCAGACGCCCTGCCCCATTTTCAGGTCGCTATTGACAAACGTTCAGATTGGATGGCGGTGCATATCCTCATTGGCAAATGCCACCTCTGCCTTGGGAACAAAATCGCTGCCCGGGCAGCCTTGGAACAAGCCCGGCAACTGGCGCTCCAACAGAAACATGCCAGCCCGCTCGCGGAGACAGAACAACTGCTGGAAGATTTGGACGCCTCGTAA
- a CDS encoding SDR family NAD(P)-dependent oxidoreductase, with product MTEQVKPHAVVTGAGSGVGRAVALALAVEGWQVALLGRRAETLQDTVNCAGSRASQFLVCPCDLRRADAVAEAGRAILAAFGTVEVLINAAGTNVPYRSLEVLTLEDYQSMLDTNLNGAYYCVQAFLPQMRQRQTGTIINIVSDAAKQASPKAGPAYSMSKFGLVGLTQSINAEERGHGVRACAILPGDIDTPLLEQRPVPPTAEARAKMLQPEDVAACALLAIHLPPRAIVEEILVRPR from the coding sequence ATGACAGAACAAGTCAAACCACATGCGGTGGTCACGGGTGCCGGCAGCGGCGTGGGTCGTGCCGTCGCCTTGGCACTGGCGGTGGAAGGCTGGCAGGTGGCACTCCTCGGACGCCGGGCAGAAACGTTGCAGGACACCGTGAATTGCGCCGGTAGCCGCGCCTCCCAATTCCTAGTGTGCCCGTGCGATTTGCGCCGGGCCGACGCGGTGGCCGAGGCCGGTCGCGCCATCCTCGCGGCGTTTGGCACAGTCGAGGTATTGATCAACGCCGCCGGCACCAACGTGCCGTACCGTAGTTTGGAAGTGCTCACGCTGGAGGATTACCAGTCCATGCTGGATACCAACCTGAACGGCGCCTATTACTGCGTGCAAGCGTTCCTGCCGCAAATGCGCCAACGACAAACCGGCACCATCATCAATATTGTCTCGGACGCCGCCAAACAAGCCAGTCCGAAGGCGGGTCCCGCCTACTCGATGTCCAAGTTTGGACTCGTGGGTTTGACCCAATCCATCAACGCTGAGGAACGCGGCCACGGCGTGCGGGCCTGCGCCATTTTGCCGGGAGATATTGACACACCCTTGCTGGAGCAACGCCCCGTCCCGCCCACCGCTGAAGCGCGGGCCAAAATGTTGCAGCCGGAAGATGTGGCCGCCTGTGCCCTGCTGGCGATTCATCTGCCGCCCCGCGCGATCGTGGAGGAAATCCTGGTGCGGCCAAGATAA
- a CDS encoding GxxExxY protein, translating into MPVFHPFPLRRISQTEFAAIAFAVMDHVFAIHNEFGRFFDERIYKRELAARMSAVSLEAPVTVSFDDFSKVYHLDVMVGAGSLFEFKTSESIHPRHRGQTINYLLLADLEHAKLINVRPEKVQHEFVNCSQRLIHLRHPRITDVKWDSTAPGSVKFRELLMALIHDWGAGLELALYEEALTFFLGGEAAVNVAVPVSGSSGLLGDQPMRLVTPDAAFKLTALSDDDNAFAIHAQRLLAHTPLKAIHWVNLTHHQITFTTIR; encoded by the coding sequence ATGCCTGTTTTTCACCCATTTCCCCTCCGGCGCATCTCCCAAACAGAGTTTGCCGCGATTGCTTTTGCGGTAATGGATCACGTCTTCGCAATCCACAACGAGTTTGGACGCTTTTTCGACGAACGAATTTACAAACGAGAACTCGCCGCCAGGATGAGCGCAGTGTCGCTGGAAGCACCGGTCACCGTAAGCTTTGATGATTTCTCCAAGGTTTACCATCTCGACGTAATGGTGGGCGCGGGGAGCCTGTTCGAGTTTAAGACTTCCGAGAGCATTCACCCGCGGCATCGGGGCCAAACGATCAATTACCTGCTGCTCGCCGACTTGGAACATGCCAAACTCATCAACGTGCGGCCCGAGAAGGTCCAGCACGAATTCGTGAATTGCTCCCAGCGGCTCATACACCTGCGTCACCCGCGCATTACCGATGTTAAGTGGGACAGTACTGCTCCGGGATCAGTAAAGTTTCGTGAACTGCTCATGGCGCTCATTCACGATTGGGGGGCAGGACTGGAACTGGCGCTTTACGAGGAAGCTCTTACGTTTTTCCTCGGCGGCGAGGCGGCAGTGAACGTCGCTGTCCCGGTCTCTGGCTCCTCGGGGCTGCTCGGTGATCAGCCCATGAGACTTGTTACACCGGATGCCGCCTTCAAGCTCACTGCCTTGTCCGATGACGACAACGCGTTCGCCATTCACGCCCAACGGCTGCTGGCGCACACACCCCTTAAGGCAATTCATTGGGTCAACCTCACTCACCACCAAATCACATTCACGACGATACGATGA
- the dinB gene encoding DNA polymerase IV, with product MFRVIMHLDMDAFYASVEQRDHPELRGLPVIVGSPPTQRGVVCAASYEARKFGVRSAMPSMTAGRLCPQGVFIRPRMEVYREESRQIMSIMAAAGAIIEPVSVDEAYLDFSAVSQGIDVDDSLSRSLPLARELKQAIRQKRRLTASIGIASNKLLAKLASDFQKPDGLTLIAERDKVAFLRPLPARVLYGVGKVTAEALKGAGINTVGDLQDYRGDLRALVGSFGPTLKQFAFGEDNRPLDLSDEIKSVSSENTFLRDTDHRPTLRATLKEQAAEIAHELARKQLAAKTVQVRVRYSDFTTLTRQLTLEEPLTEAKDIYRMGCVLLARHELVTRPLRLIGLGVSNLMPPCYQLELPLVGLNNSPGGVSTIKKTRSPRAA from the coding sequence GTGTTTCGCGTCATCATGCATCTGGACATGGATGCCTTTTACGCATCCGTCGAGCAACGCGATCATCCTGAATTGCGCGGGCTACCGGTTATTGTCGGCAGTCCTCCCACGCAACGCGGGGTGGTCTGCGCGGCCAGTTATGAGGCGCGTAAGTTCGGCGTGCGCTCCGCCATGCCCAGCATGACCGCCGGACGTCTCTGTCCGCAAGGCGTGTTCATCCGCCCACGCATGGAGGTGTATCGCGAGGAATCCCGGCAAATCATGTCCATCATGGCGGCGGCCGGGGCGATCATTGAGCCGGTGTCTGTGGATGAAGCCTATCTTGATTTTTCCGCCGTCAGTCAGGGGATTGACGTGGATGACAGTTTATCCCGCTCGCTGCCGTTGGCGCGCGAATTAAAGCAAGCGATTCGTCAGAAGCGCCGGCTGACGGCCAGCATTGGCATCGCCTCGAATAAGCTGCTCGCCAAGTTGGCCAGCGATTTCCAAAAGCCGGATGGCCTGACATTGATCGCCGAGCGGGACAAGGTCGCCTTCTTGCGCCCGTTACCAGCGCGGGTGTTGTATGGCGTGGGCAAGGTGACGGCAGAAGCCCTCAAGGGTGCGGGGATAAACACAGTAGGCGATTTGCAGGATTATCGCGGCGACCTGCGGGCCTTGGTGGGTTCATTTGGTCCCACGCTCAAGCAATTCGCTTTCGGCGAGGATAACCGCCCCTTGGACCTCAGCGACGAAATCAAGAGCGTCAGCAGCGAAAATACCTTTCTGCGCGATACCGACCACCGACCGACGCTACGGGCTACGCTTAAGGAGCAGGCGGCGGAAATCGCCCATGAATTGGCGCGGAAACAATTGGCCGCCAAAACGGTGCAGGTGCGGGTACGCTACAGCGATTTCACCACCTTGACCCGCCAATTGACGCTTGAAGAGCCCCTCACCGAGGCCAAAGATATCTACCGCATGGGGTGTGTGCTGTTGGCGCGCCATGAACTGGTGACCCGCCCGTTGCGGCTCATCGGTCTCGGCGTCAGCAACCTGATGCCACCGTGCTATCAGTTGGAATTACCGCTGGTCGGTCTAAATAATTCCCCGGGCGGAGTGTCAACGATCAAGAAAACGAGATCGCCCCGGGCTGCTTAA
- a CDS encoding class I SAM-dependent rRNA methyltransferase, producing MMQTLATVLLRPGEADRVMAGHPWIYQGSILRMTQAAADGDIVQVKDHRQRLLGIGFYNSKSKIQVRMLEPDRVEINAAWFEQKIRQALALRKRLMPGATSFRVVNAESDFLSGLIVDLYEDVLVLQTSSLGMDRRKPLILDALEKIFNPRAVVERNEMTSRKFEGLPDANGLLVGELEGEVQVRLNKLTFATNLLSGHKTGLYLDQQSNYELTSHFARGGQVLDCFTFLGGFALHAARAGAAHVHALDQSADALDAATRNAKANGLEHKCTFEAANVFDWLKAKTVARPNEKVIPQFDLIILDPPSFTRNRASVPDALRGYKEVHLRALKLLKTGGTLATFCCSHHVDAQLFQQVILDAAFDCHRVLRRITAFSQSPDHPVLPSVPETEYLKGFAFEIAR from the coding sequence ATGATGCAAACACTCGCTACTGTATTACTTAGGCCCGGTGAAGCTGACCGGGTGATGGCTGGACATCCTTGGATTTACCAGGGCTCCATTCTGCGCATGACCCAAGCGGCTGCCGATGGGGACATCGTTCAGGTTAAAGACCATCGTCAACGACTATTGGGGATTGGCTTCTACAATTCCAAATCCAAAATCCAGGTGCGCATGCTGGAGCCGGATCGGGTGGAGATCAATGCTGCCTGGTTTGAGCAGAAAATCCGTCAGGCGCTGGCCTTGCGCAAGCGTCTGATGCCGGGCGCCACTTCCTTCCGCGTGGTGAATGCCGAGAGTGATTTTCTGAGCGGACTCATTGTGGATTTATACGAGGACGTGCTGGTGCTGCAAACCTCTTCGCTGGGCATGGACCGTCGCAAACCGTTGATTTTGGATGCGCTGGAGAAAATTTTCAACCCCCGCGCCGTGGTGGAACGCAATGAGATGACCTCGCGCAAGTTTGAAGGGCTGCCGGATGCCAATGGGTTGCTGGTCGGTGAGTTGGAGGGTGAAGTTCAGGTGCGGCTCAACAAGCTGACCTTTGCCACCAATCTGTTGAGCGGCCACAAGACCGGCCTGTATCTGGATCAACAGTCTAATTATGAACTAACCTCGCACTTTGCCCGGGGCGGGCAGGTGCTGGACTGCTTCACCTTCCTGGGTGGTTTTGCGCTGCATGCCGCGCGGGCTGGGGCGGCGCATGTTCACGCGTTGGACCAAAGTGCCGACGCTTTGGATGCCGCTACGCGCAATGCCAAGGCGAATGGGTTGGAGCACAAATGCACCTTCGAGGCCGCCAATGTCTTTGATTGGCTTAAGGCGAAAACCGTCGCGCGTCCGAATGAGAAGGTTATTCCTCAGTTTGATCTGATCATTCTTGATCCACCTTCGTTCACCCGCAATCGCGCTTCGGTGCCGGATGCGCTGCGCGGCTACAAGGAAGTCCATCTTCGCGCGTTGAAACTGCTCAAGACGGGGGGCACGCTGGCGACCTTCTGCTGTTCGCATCATGTGGATGCGCAACTGTTCCAGCAAGTTATTCTGGATGCCGCCTTTGATTGCCACCGGGTATTGCGGCGCATAACGGCTTTTTCGCAATCGCCCGACCATCCCGTGTTGCCATCCGTTCCCGAGACGGAGTACCTGAAGGGGTTTGCCTTTGAAATTGCGCGCTGA